Genomic segment of Bacteroidetes Order II. bacterium:
GCGCGCTTGCTACAGGTATCTCGGAGGCCCTGATCAATACTGCTCTGGGAATTTCCACTTCCTTCTTTGCCATTATTGCATACTCTTACTTCACAAATAAGATTGACCAGATGACCTATGGCATTGATGAAGCCAGTTTCTCGATGCAACAAACGTTTACCAACATGAACCGTTAACCAGACGGTTTCTCTGAACCCGTCCACATTTAACCCTAACGGATTATGCCAAAAGTCAATATTAAACGTAAGAGTACCGTACTCGACATGACGGCGATGGTGGACGTTTCTTTCCTGTTGCTTACGTTCTTCATTATGACCACCCAGTTCCGCTCGCCAGAGCCGATCATTGTGGATACGCCGTCTTCGATCTCGGATACCAAAGTACCTGATATGGACATTATGACCATTTCAGTGGACAAAGAGGACAAAATCTATTTTACCATAGACAATCCTAAGTACCGAGAAGCCTTGCTCGACAATATGCGCACCAAGTACCCCCAACTCCAACTAAATGCAACCCAAAAGAAGCATTTTGTTTATGGAAGTTCGGTGGGTTCACCCATTAGCCAATTGCCAAGTCTCCTAAATAATCCTCCTGCAGAACATGCCAAAATTAAACAATTAGGAATTCCTGCAGACTCCACCAACAATGAGTTGGGGAATTGGATTGTTCAGGGCCGATTTGCGAACCCCAAAGTTCGTATAACGGTTAAGGCGGATGCGAGTGCAAAATATCCGACCATCAAAAAGGTGATTAAGACGCTGACAGAACGTGACATCAACAAATTTAACCTGATTACGGACTTGGAAGAGAAACCCAAGAACTTGTAATCTGTCCTTTTTTAACCGCTAAATGTAAACAAAAATGGCAGATATAGAACCGAGTGGTGGTCAGGAAAAAGGTGGGAAGAAACGATCTAAAAAGTTGTCCACCCGCGTTGATTTTACGCCGATGGTGGACCTTGCCTTTCTCTTAATCACCTTCTTCATGCTGACTACTACGTTTGCCAAGCCGCAAGCGATGGAAATCAACATGCCGGAAAAGGAAAAGCCTGGAGACCCGGCTCCTCCCGAAGTAAAAGCATCCACCGTGATGACCTTACTTTTAGGGAAAAATAATAAAATCGTTTATTACGAAGGGTTGCCTGAAGAAGGGGCTAATACGAAAACTGAGGTGACCGACTTTGGTGCCAATGGAATTCGGAAAGCCCTGATCAAGAAAAAACAAGAGGTAGATGCCCGTGAAGACAAAAAGGACAAAACCCTTGTTTTGATTAAGCCTTCTGACGACAGCAATTACCGGAATTTGGTGGATAGCATTGATGAAATGGCCATTACGGGCATTAAGCGTTATGCGATCATCGAATTGCAACCCGTAGAAAAAGACTTGCTAAAAAAAGCTGGTTATTAAAACAATAAGTTAACTCCCGTTTCGTTATAATGATAGATTACGTAATCTTTCCTATTTTTACGAAACGTTAACCCAATAATGAATATGGCTACAGTTAACCCGCAAGAAGTCCCGGAACTTATGGAGCTTATCTTCGCCAATCGCAATAAAGCGTATGGTGCTTATGAACTTCGTAAGATATTTCCGACCTTTTATCGTCGTGCGGCAGTACTTGGCATCTTGTTGGTGGGGACGGCTATTAGTGCACCTTTGTTGATCACCAAATTTGGCCTT
This window contains:
- a CDS encoding biopolymer transporter ExbD, whose protein sequence is MPKVNIKRKSTVLDMTAMVDVSFLLLTFFIMTTQFRSPEPIIVDTPSSISDTKVPDMDIMTISVDKEDKIYFTIDNPKYREALLDNMRTKYPQLQLNATQKKHFVYGSSVGSPISQLPSLLNNPPAEHAKIKQLGIPADSTNNELGNWIVQGRFANPKVRITVKADASAKYPTIKKVIKTLTERDINKFNLITDLEEKPKNL
- a CDS encoding biopolymer transporter ExbD, with amino-acid sequence MADIEPSGGQEKGGKKRSKKLSTRVDFTPMVDLAFLLITFFMLTTTFAKPQAMEINMPEKEKPGDPAPPEVKASTVMTLLLGKNNKIVYYEGLPEEGANTKTEVTDFGANGIRKALIKKKQEVDAREDKKDKTLVLIKPSDDSNYRNLVDSIDEMAITGIKRYAIIELQPVEKDLLKKAGY